One Caldalkalibacillus uzonensis DNA segment encodes these proteins:
- a CDS encoding DNA-directed RNA polymerase subunit beta: MGTQQEGKQQEEQEKKKKKQKIMLVKKRLWWQRILLFMAKWLFVFFCFFIALVAGLIVGFGILGKEDWRLVLNIETWKHIYNLVFKE, encoded by the coding sequence AACAGGAAGGAAAACAACAGGAGGAGCAGGAGAAGAAGAAAAAAAAGCAGAAGATTATGCTGGTTAAGAAGCGCCTGTGGTGGCAGCGCATCTTACTGTTTATGGCCAAGTGGCTGTTTGTTTTCTTTTGCTTTTTTATAGCGCTAGTGGCCGGCCTGATCGTTGGTTTTGGGATATTGGGCAAGGAAGACTGGCGGCTGGTGTTGAATATTGAGACCTGGAAACACATCTACAATCTGGTTTTTAAGGAGTAA
- the pgsA gene encoding CDP-diacylglycerol--glycerol-3-phosphate 3-phosphatidyltransferase has product MNVPNLITVTRFFFIPLFWLAFFSGAEHANLLAFAVLILAGLSDMLDGYLARKTQQVTETGKLLDPLADKLMMITVILAFVIDGRISWLAAGVFFIRDLGMIFVSMFVHFRGKRQVPAANWFGKATTVLYYVVFLMIMFQLPYYREGLWMAIGFSIITSLVYLFTYLRMDPNVKRAPQ; this is encoded by the coding sequence ATGAATGTACCGAACCTGATTACGGTCACCCGTTTTTTCTTCATACCGCTGTTTTGGCTCGCTTTTTTCTCCGGTGCAGAGCATGCCAACCTGCTGGCCTTTGCCGTGCTGATCCTGGCCGGTTTGAGCGATATGCTGGATGGGTACCTGGCCCGTAAAACGCAGCAAGTGACTGAAACAGGGAAATTGCTGGATCCGTTGGCTGATAAATTGATGATGATTACGGTTATTTTGGCCTTTGTCATTGACGGGCGCATTTCCTGGTTAGCGGCCGGCGTCTTTTTCATCCGGGATCTGGGTATGATCTTCGTTTCCATGTTTGTTCATTTCCGGGGCAAACGGCAAGTGCCTGCCGCCAATTGGTTTGGCAAGGCGACCACGGTGTTATACTATGTCGTCTTTTTAATGATTATGTTTCAGTTGCCGTACTATCGGGAAGGCTTGTGGATGGCCATCGGTTTTTCCATTATCACCAGCCTGGTGTATCTGTTTACCTACCTGCGCATGGATCCCAATGTGAAAAGAGCCCCCCAGTAA
- the fabZ gene encoding 3-hydroxyacyl-ACP dehydratase FabZ encodes MLDIEQIKEIIPHRYPFLLVDRILEVEEGKRAVGLKNVTANEAFFNGHFPGYPVMPGVLIVEALAQVGAVAILKKEENRGRLAFFAGIDNFRFKGQVKPGDTLHLEVELTRVRGSIGKGHGAATVNGEVVAEGDLMFALGEKQG; translated from the coding sequence ATGCTGGACATTGAACAGATTAAAGAGATCATTCCCCACCGTTATCCCTTTTTGCTGGTGGACCGCATCCTGGAGGTGGAGGAAGGGAAGCGGGCTGTAGGTCTCAAAAATGTAACAGCTAATGAGGCATTTTTTAACGGCCATTTTCCCGGCTACCCGGTGATGCCCGGGGTGCTGATCGTGGAAGCTCTGGCCCAGGTGGGCGCTGTGGCCATTCTCAAGAAAGAGGAGAACCGGGGACGCCTTGCCTTCTTTGCCGGGATTGACAATTTCCGCTTCAAAGGGCAAGTCAAACCGGGCGACACCTTGCACCTGGAAGTGGAGCTGACCCGCGTGCGCGGCTCGATCGGCAAAGGGCACGGGGCAGCCACAGTGAATGGGGAAGTGGTGGCTGAAGGCGACCTGATGTTTGCTCTGGGAGAGAAGCAAGGTTAA